The following are from one region of the Methanofastidiosum sp. genome:
- a CDS encoding AAA family ATPase: protein MIQKYFGLSHLPFDRALPPADLFQGQGWQELSARLDYIVRTRSLGVITGEIGAGKSTAIRALAARLDPIHHPFLYIADSALEPRGFYREVLAQFGITPAFHQRDARRQFDHAFFDAYENQGKQPVLVIDEAHLLSTSMLAEARFLTNFRFDSLSPFALILVGQPELRSTIRLRTFEAIRQRVGVRYHLSGLQETETKAYIEHALKRAGATRPLFTDAAISQIHTIARGIPRVTNTLCAACLLDVCTQNGQAVDTENVHRAQLEYEQM from the coding sequence ATGATACAAAAATACTTTGGCCTGAGCCATCTGCCTTTCGACCGGGCCCTGCCGCCGGCGGATCTCTTCCAGGGTCAGGGGTGGCAGGAACTATCCGCGCGCCTCGACTACATCGTGAGAACCCGCTCCCTGGGTGTGATCACGGGGGAGATCGGGGCGGGCAAGTCAACCGCGATACGCGCCCTGGCCGCCAGGTTAGACCCGATACACCACCCCTTCCTTTACATCGCCGATTCCGCCCTCGAACCACGGGGCTTCTACAGGGAGGTCCTCGCGCAGTTCGGTATCACTCCGGCCTTCCACCAGAGGGACGCCCGCCGGCAATTCGATCACGCTTTCTTCGACGCCTACGAGAACCAGGGTAAACAGCCCGTGCTCGTCATTGACGAGGCGCATCTTCTGTCCACGTCCATGCTCGCCGAGGCCCGGTTCCTCACTAACTTTAGGTTCGATTCGTTGAGCCCGTTCGCGCTTATCCTGGTGGGCCAACCGGAACTCCGCTCCACGATCCGGTTGCGGACCTTTGAAGCCATACGGCAGAGGGTAGGCGTTCGCTACCACCTCTCGGGCCTCCAGGAAACGGAAACCAAGGCATACATAGAGCACGCCCTGAAGCGGGCTGGCGCGACCCGCCCGCTGTTCACTGACGCGGCCATCTCCCAGATCCACACGATCGCCCGCGGAATCCCTCGCGTAACAAATACCCTATGCGCTGCATGCCTGCTTGACGTCTGTACGCAGAACGGGCAGGCCGTAGACACGGAAAACGTCCACCGAGCTCAGCTGGAATACGAGCAGATGTGA